Proteins encoded by one window of Aphis gossypii isolate Hap1 chromosome X, ASM2018417v2, whole genome shotgun sequence:
- the LOC114119658 gene encoding scm-like with four MBT domains protein 1 isoform X1, whose amino-acid sequence MSTSKSEDLIEEKTFDWNKYLTTRNVDKVPEEFFHHVCKSELNGIEIGSIVEIENDDQDGYWFAVVSSSNGVLLNLHYFGDDNDQHKFTLEIKSPRVHYLNWGSENDKKLVPPYPKRFSRFSNLKVIKEKMEDCEHIVSDAVLQMEGAPIYNIFKCGMCVEVQDKEYPYRVWISKVLKNVGGRLLLQMQGINSPEKEPFWLFYLNERIFPLGWAEQKGLPWRVMNLDANLENNIDSSALLNVLKPKTPEQHSYKVGDMLEVINPYSFMVFHVATIIKIYDNRYFKVEVNNESDIEKRISFVATKENPYLFNAGWASKHKFLLKPPSDWDKPYKFSWSKYAVAKDLKFASVDNSCRKKINNVLIGMKLEAVDPLNTDCIRVATVKGFADHWMFLSFDRTSRSQELLHVRSVYSDEVFPVGWCNKHEYSLSAPKFPYNDSNDFEHCYYSSDVDIDFSQSDQETFTKYPHYLKGEIIYHFSNKDKTNFDDGFEEFAESSSMNIEDLIIDTIKEIKSDSENENETENNEKENENENENENEINKKEEEEDDNKDNIFDVKDEPPELDDEFHDALFPDENISNKIEIKEDEIKSEDEIKSEDGKKNEDEIKSEDEVDNKIYENVNNVSPAIINIINNSTKMISRNSYKMCIYFNKDCYPGGHVVRKKIQQIPYCIGPGPASKVLQKAITLFVDIDYIPSSALKKIKSIQHMLFNGPGGVEMLIKTEATKTHPIPSEEYLLLPESRKMAKLYCSALCNLSGMCEFFMTTEVSSCPHGCNIKNNKALLLAPKETKNKKKAECEIDEDSVKKKRKRRITNSDIAKVAANALDWTNKPLVARYKYYMGMLIHLEAHIYRLNRSYTELETSLVTEIMAKKNNLKMMDNMNIFSNTKSHSDSIDDDEFIVFDDWKTTFENYYRNNPRFKKFKIDMGQIEPIKITSNPKFWSAEDVYKYLINDLFCKDVGLKLFNEEVDGVAFMLLNEEQLLLRLRCTINLAIRIMCHVAEVKYVCLTKYCNVQFFEK is encoded by the exons ATGAGCACATCCAAATCTGAAGATTTGATTGAGG aaaaaacatttgattGGAATAAATATCTTACTACGAGAAATGTAGATAAGGTACCTGAAGAATTTTTTCATCAT GTTTGTAAGAGTGAACTTAATGGAATTGAAATTGGCTCAATTGTGGAAATTGAAAATGATGATCAAGATGGATATTGGTTTGCTGTTGTAAGTTCATCTAATGGCGTTTTACtgaa tttgcaTTATTTTGGTGATGACAATGATCAACACAAATTTACATTAGAAATTAAGTCACCGCGtgttcattatttaaactGGGGAagtgaaaatgataaaaaattggtACCTCCTTATCCCAAGAGATTTTCACGTTTTTCAAAcctaaaagttattaaagaaaaaatggaaGACTGTGAGCATATTGTATCGGATGCTGTATTAcaaatg GAAGGTGctccaatttataatatattcaagtgTGGCATGTGTGTAGAAGTTCAAGATAAAGAATATCCTTATCGTGTTTGGATTTCAAaa gtgcTCAAAAATGTGGGAGGAAGGTTACTTTTACAAATGCAAGGAATAAATAGCCCTGAAAAAGAAccattttggttattttatttaaatgaacgtATTTTTCCATTAGGATGGGCAGAACAAAAag GACTTCCATGGAGAGTAATGAATTTAGATgctaatttagaaaataatattgattcaaGTGCATTACTGAATGTGTTaaag CCGAAAACTCCAGAACAACACAGTTACAAAGTTGGTGATATGTTGGAAGTAATAAATCCTTATTCATTCATGGTGTTTCATGTTGCTACAATTATTAAGATCTATgataatcgttattttaaagttgaagTGAATAATGAAAGTGATATAGAAAAACGTATCAGTTTTGTAGCTACAAAAGAAAatccttatttatttaatgccg GTTGGGCGAGCAAACACAAATTTTTGCTAAAACCTCCGTCTGATTGGGATAAACCATATAAATTTTCTTGGTCAAAATATGCCGTAGCAAAGGATTTAAAATTTGCTTCTGTAGATAATTCATGCAGGAAAAAGATAAACAATGTTCTTATTGGTATGAAACTAGAAGCTGTTGATCCTTTAAATACCGATTGTATTCGTGTGGCTACAGTTAAAGGATTTGCTGATCATTGGATGTTTTTATCTTTTGATCGTACGAGTcg TTCTCAAGAATTACTACATGTGCGTTCAGTTTATTCAGATGAAGTTTTTCCAGTTGGTTGGTGTAATAAACATGAATATTCTTTGAGTGCCCCAAAGTTTCCATACAATGATTCTAATGATTTtgaacattgttattattcatcaGATGTTGATATTGATTTCAGCCAATCAGACCAAgaaacatttacaaaatatccTCATTACTTAAAAggagaaattatttatcattttagcaataa agataaaacaaattttgatgATGGTTTTGAAGAATTTGCAGAAAGTAGTAGTATGAATAttgaagatttaataatagatactataaaagaaattaaaagtgatagtgaaaatgaaaatgaaactgaaaataatgaaaaagaaaatgaaaatgaaaacgaaaatgaaaatgaaattaataaaaaggaagaagaagaagatgataataaagataacatttttgatgTTAAAGACGAGCCACCTGAATTAGATGATGAATTTCATGATGCATTATTTCCTGACGAAAACATTAGCaacaaaatagaaattaaagaagatgaaataaaaagtgaagatgaaataaaaagtgaagatggaaaaaaaaatgaagatgaAATAAAAAGTGAAGATGaagttgataataaaatatatgaaaatgtaaataatgtttcaccagcaataataaatataattaataactctacaaaaatgatttctagaaatagctataaaatgtgtatttacttTAACAAAGATTGTTATCCTGGTGGTCAtgttgttagaaaaaaaattcaacaaataCCATATTGTATTGGTCCCGGTCCCGCGTCAAAAGTTTTACAAAAAGCAATAACCCTATTTGttgatatagattatattccATCGAGTgcattaaagaaaattaagaGTATTCAACATATGTTATTTAACGGACCTGGTGGTGTTGAAATGTTGATTAAAACTga AGCAACAAAAACTCATCCTATACCTTCTGAGGAGTATCTTCTTCTTCCTGAATCTAGAAAAATggctaaattatattgttctgCTCTTTGTAATCTATCTGGTATGTGTGAATTCTTTATGACTACTGAAGTTTCAAGTTGTCCTCATGgttgcaatataaaaaataataaag CTTTGTTATTAGCACCTaaagaaactaaaaacaaaaaaaaggcTGAATGTGAAATTGATGAAGAtagcgtaaaaaaaaaacgtaagcGTAGAATAACAAATTCAGATATTGCTAAAGTtg ctgCAAACGCATTGGATTGGACAAATAAACCTTTAGTTGcaaggtataaatattatatggggATGTTAATCCATTTAGAAGCACATATTTATCGGTTAAACCGAAGTTATACTGAACTGGAAACTTCACTTGTTACTGAAATtatggcaaaaaaaaataatcttaaaatgatggataatatgaatatattcagTAATACTAAATCTCATTCTGATAGCATTGATGATGATGAATTCATAGTTTTTGACGATtg GAAAACcacttttgaaaactattatcgtaataatccgagatttaagaaatttaaaattgatatgggTCAAATAGAACCTATTAAGATCACATCAAATCCTAAATTTTGGAGTGCTGAGGatgtttataagtatttgattaatgatttgttttgtaaagatgttggattaaaattatttaatgag GAAGTTGATGGTGTAGCATTTATGCTGTTAAATGAAGAACAACTTTTACTACGATTAAgatgtacaataaatttagcTATAAGAATCATGTGTCATGTAGCTGAAgttaaatatgtttgtttaacaaaatattgtaatgttcaa TTCTTTGAAAAGTAA
- the LOC114119658 gene encoding scm-like with four MBT domains protein 1 isoform X2, protein MSTSKSEDLIEEKTFDWNKYLTTRNVDKVPEEFFHHVCKSELNGIEIGSIVEIENDDQDGYWFAVVSSSNGVLLNLHYFGDDNDQHKFTLEIKSPRVHYLNWGSENDKKLVPPYPKRFSRFSNLKVIKEKMEDCEHIVSDAVLQMEGAPIYNIFKCGMCVEVQDKEYPYRVWISKVLKNVGGRLLLQMQGINSPEKEPFWLFYLNERIFPLGWAEQKGLPWRVMNLDANLENNIDSSALLNVLKPKTPEQHSYKVGDMLEVINPYSFMVFHVATIIKIYDNRYFKVEVNNESDIEKRISFVATKENPYLFNAGWASKHKFLLKPPSDWDKPYKFSWSKYAVAKDLKFASVDNSCRKKINNVLIGMKLEAVDPLNTDCIRVATVKGFADHWMFLSFDRTSRSQELLHVRSVYSDEVFPVGWCNKHEYSLSAPKFPYNDSNDFEHCYYSSDVDIDFSQSDQETFTKYPHYLKGEIIYHFSNKDKTNFDDGFEEFAESSSMNIEDLIIDTIKEIKSDSENENETENNEKENENENENENEINKKEEEEDDNKDNIFDVKDEPPELDDEFHDALFPDENISNKIEIKEDEIKSEDEIKSEDGKKNEDEIKSEDEVDNKIYENVNNVSPAIINIINNSTKMISRNSYKMCIYFNKDCYPGGHVVRKKIQQIPYCIGPGPASKVLQKAITLFVDIDYIPSSALKKIKSIQHMLFNGPGGVEMLIKTEATKTHPIPSEEYLLLPESRKMAKLYCSALCNLSGMCEFFMTTEVSSCPHGCNIKNNKALLLAPKETKNKKKAECEIDEDSVKKKRKRRITNSDIAKVAANALDWTNKPLVARYKYYMGMLIHLEAHIYRLNRSYTELETSLVTEIMAKKNNLKMMDNMNIFSNTKSHSDSIDDDEFIVFDDWKTTFENYYRNNPRFKKFKIDMGQIEPIKITSNPKFWSAEDVYKYLINDLFCKDVGLKLFNEEVDGVAFMLLNEEQLLLRLRCTINLAIRIMCHVAEVKYVCLTKYCNVQVSI, encoded by the exons ATGAGCACATCCAAATCTGAAGATTTGATTGAGG aaaaaacatttgattGGAATAAATATCTTACTACGAGAAATGTAGATAAGGTACCTGAAGAATTTTTTCATCAT GTTTGTAAGAGTGAACTTAATGGAATTGAAATTGGCTCAATTGTGGAAATTGAAAATGATGATCAAGATGGATATTGGTTTGCTGTTGTAAGTTCATCTAATGGCGTTTTACtgaa tttgcaTTATTTTGGTGATGACAATGATCAACACAAATTTACATTAGAAATTAAGTCACCGCGtgttcattatttaaactGGGGAagtgaaaatgataaaaaattggtACCTCCTTATCCCAAGAGATTTTCACGTTTTTCAAAcctaaaagttattaaagaaaaaatggaaGACTGTGAGCATATTGTATCGGATGCTGTATTAcaaatg GAAGGTGctccaatttataatatattcaagtgTGGCATGTGTGTAGAAGTTCAAGATAAAGAATATCCTTATCGTGTTTGGATTTCAAaa gtgcTCAAAAATGTGGGAGGAAGGTTACTTTTACAAATGCAAGGAATAAATAGCCCTGAAAAAGAAccattttggttattttatttaaatgaacgtATTTTTCCATTAGGATGGGCAGAACAAAAag GACTTCCATGGAGAGTAATGAATTTAGATgctaatttagaaaataatattgattcaaGTGCATTACTGAATGTGTTaaag CCGAAAACTCCAGAACAACACAGTTACAAAGTTGGTGATATGTTGGAAGTAATAAATCCTTATTCATTCATGGTGTTTCATGTTGCTACAATTATTAAGATCTATgataatcgttattttaaagttgaagTGAATAATGAAAGTGATATAGAAAAACGTATCAGTTTTGTAGCTACAAAAGAAAatccttatttatttaatgccg GTTGGGCGAGCAAACACAAATTTTTGCTAAAACCTCCGTCTGATTGGGATAAACCATATAAATTTTCTTGGTCAAAATATGCCGTAGCAAAGGATTTAAAATTTGCTTCTGTAGATAATTCATGCAGGAAAAAGATAAACAATGTTCTTATTGGTATGAAACTAGAAGCTGTTGATCCTTTAAATACCGATTGTATTCGTGTGGCTACAGTTAAAGGATTTGCTGATCATTGGATGTTTTTATCTTTTGATCGTACGAGTcg TTCTCAAGAATTACTACATGTGCGTTCAGTTTATTCAGATGAAGTTTTTCCAGTTGGTTGGTGTAATAAACATGAATATTCTTTGAGTGCCCCAAAGTTTCCATACAATGATTCTAATGATTTtgaacattgttattattcatcaGATGTTGATATTGATTTCAGCCAATCAGACCAAgaaacatttacaaaatatccTCATTACTTAAAAggagaaattatttatcattttagcaataa agataaaacaaattttgatgATGGTTTTGAAGAATTTGCAGAAAGTAGTAGTATGAATAttgaagatttaataatagatactataaaagaaattaaaagtgatagtgaaaatgaaaatgaaactgaaaataatgaaaaagaaaatgaaaatgaaaacgaaaatgaaaatgaaattaataaaaaggaagaagaagaagatgataataaagataacatttttgatgTTAAAGACGAGCCACCTGAATTAGATGATGAATTTCATGATGCATTATTTCCTGACGAAAACATTAGCaacaaaatagaaattaaagaagatgaaataaaaagtgaagatgaaataaaaagtgaagatggaaaaaaaaatgaagatgaAATAAAAAGTGAAGATGaagttgataataaaatatatgaaaatgtaaataatgtttcaccagcaataataaatataattaataactctacaaaaatgatttctagaaatagctataaaatgtgtatttacttTAACAAAGATTGTTATCCTGGTGGTCAtgttgttagaaaaaaaattcaacaaataCCATATTGTATTGGTCCCGGTCCCGCGTCAAAAGTTTTACAAAAAGCAATAACCCTATTTGttgatatagattatattccATCGAGTgcattaaagaaaattaagaGTATTCAACATATGTTATTTAACGGACCTGGTGGTGTTGAAATGTTGATTAAAACTga AGCAACAAAAACTCATCCTATACCTTCTGAGGAGTATCTTCTTCTTCCTGAATCTAGAAAAATggctaaattatattgttctgCTCTTTGTAATCTATCTGGTATGTGTGAATTCTTTATGACTACTGAAGTTTCAAGTTGTCCTCATGgttgcaatataaaaaataataaag CTTTGTTATTAGCACCTaaagaaactaaaaacaaaaaaaaggcTGAATGTGAAATTGATGAAGAtagcgtaaaaaaaaaacgtaagcGTAGAATAACAAATTCAGATATTGCTAAAGTtg ctgCAAACGCATTGGATTGGACAAATAAACCTTTAGTTGcaaggtataaatattatatggggATGTTAATCCATTTAGAAGCACATATTTATCGGTTAAACCGAAGTTATACTGAACTGGAAACTTCACTTGTTACTGAAATtatggcaaaaaaaaataatcttaaaatgatggataatatgaatatattcagTAATACTAAATCTCATTCTGATAGCATTGATGATGATGAATTCATAGTTTTTGACGATtg GAAAACcacttttgaaaactattatcgtaataatccgagatttaagaaatttaaaattgatatgggTCAAATAGAACCTATTAAGATCACATCAAATCCTAAATTTTGGAGTGCTGAGGatgtttataagtatttgattaatgatttgttttgtaaagatgttggattaaaattatttaatgag GAAGTTGATGGTGTAGCATTTATGCTGTTAAATGAAGAACAACTTTTACTACGATTAAgatgtacaataaatttagcTATAAGAATCATGTGTCATGTAGCTGAAgttaaatatgtttgtttaacaaaatattgtaatgttcaagtaagtatttaa
- the LOC114119658 gene encoding scm-like with four MBT domains protein 1 isoform X3 codes for MSTSKSEDLIEEKTFDWNKYLTTRNVDKVPEEFFHHVCKSELNGIEIGSIVEIENDDQDGYWFAVVSSSNGVLLNLHYFGDDNDQHKFTLEIKSPRVHYLNWGSENDKKLVPPYPKRFSRFSNLKVIKEKMEDCEHIVSDAVLQMEGAPIYNIFKCGMCVEVQDKEYPYRVWISKVLKNVGGRLLLQMQGINSPEKEPFWLFYLNERIFPLGWAEQKGLPWRVMNLDANLENNIDSSALLNVLKPKTPEQHSYKVGDMLEVINPYSFMVFHVATIIKIYDNRYFKVEVNNESDIEKRISFVATKENPYLFNAGWASKHKFLLKPPSDWDKPYKFSWSKYAVAKDLKFASVDNSCRKKINNVLIGMKLEAVDPLNTDCIRVATVKGFADHWMFLSFDRTSRSQELLHVRSVYSDEVFPVGWCNKHEYSLSAPKFPYNDSNDFEHCYYSSDVDIDFSQSDQETFTKYPHYLKGEIIYHFSNKDKTNFDDGFEEFAESSSMNIEDLIIDTIKEIKSDSENENETENNEKENENENENENEINKKEEEEDDNKDNIFDVKDEPPELDDEFHDALFPDENISNKIEIKEDEIKSEDEIKSEDGKKNEDEIKSEDEVDNKIYENVNNVSPAIINIINNSTKMISRNSYKMCIYFNKDCYPGGHVVRKKIQQIPYCIGPGPASKVLQKAITLFVDIDYIPSSALKKIKSIQHMLFNGPGGVEMLIKTEATKTHPIPSEEYLLLPESRKMAKLYCSALCNLSGMCEFFMTTEVSSCPHGCNIKNNKALLLAPKETKNKKKAECEIDEDSVKKKRKRRITNSDIAKVAANALDWTNKPLVARYKYYMGMLIHLEAHIYRLNRSYTELETSLVTEIMAKKNNLKMMDNMNIFSNTKSHSDSIDDDEFIVFDDWKTTFENYYRNNPRFKKFKIDMGQIEPIKITSNPKFWSAEDVYKYLINDLFCKDVGLKLFNEEVDGVAFMLLNEEQLLLRLRCTINLAIRIMCHVAEVKYVCLTKYCNVQVP; via the exons ATGAGCACATCCAAATCTGAAGATTTGATTGAGG aaaaaacatttgattGGAATAAATATCTTACTACGAGAAATGTAGATAAGGTACCTGAAGAATTTTTTCATCAT GTTTGTAAGAGTGAACTTAATGGAATTGAAATTGGCTCAATTGTGGAAATTGAAAATGATGATCAAGATGGATATTGGTTTGCTGTTGTAAGTTCATCTAATGGCGTTTTACtgaa tttgcaTTATTTTGGTGATGACAATGATCAACACAAATTTACATTAGAAATTAAGTCACCGCGtgttcattatttaaactGGGGAagtgaaaatgataaaaaattggtACCTCCTTATCCCAAGAGATTTTCACGTTTTTCAAAcctaaaagttattaaagaaaaaatggaaGACTGTGAGCATATTGTATCGGATGCTGTATTAcaaatg GAAGGTGctccaatttataatatattcaagtgTGGCATGTGTGTAGAAGTTCAAGATAAAGAATATCCTTATCGTGTTTGGATTTCAAaa gtgcTCAAAAATGTGGGAGGAAGGTTACTTTTACAAATGCAAGGAATAAATAGCCCTGAAAAAGAAccattttggttattttatttaaatgaacgtATTTTTCCATTAGGATGGGCAGAACAAAAag GACTTCCATGGAGAGTAATGAATTTAGATgctaatttagaaaataatattgattcaaGTGCATTACTGAATGTGTTaaag CCGAAAACTCCAGAACAACACAGTTACAAAGTTGGTGATATGTTGGAAGTAATAAATCCTTATTCATTCATGGTGTTTCATGTTGCTACAATTATTAAGATCTATgataatcgttattttaaagttgaagTGAATAATGAAAGTGATATAGAAAAACGTATCAGTTTTGTAGCTACAAAAGAAAatccttatttatttaatgccg GTTGGGCGAGCAAACACAAATTTTTGCTAAAACCTCCGTCTGATTGGGATAAACCATATAAATTTTCTTGGTCAAAATATGCCGTAGCAAAGGATTTAAAATTTGCTTCTGTAGATAATTCATGCAGGAAAAAGATAAACAATGTTCTTATTGGTATGAAACTAGAAGCTGTTGATCCTTTAAATACCGATTGTATTCGTGTGGCTACAGTTAAAGGATTTGCTGATCATTGGATGTTTTTATCTTTTGATCGTACGAGTcg TTCTCAAGAATTACTACATGTGCGTTCAGTTTATTCAGATGAAGTTTTTCCAGTTGGTTGGTGTAATAAACATGAATATTCTTTGAGTGCCCCAAAGTTTCCATACAATGATTCTAATGATTTtgaacattgttattattcatcaGATGTTGATATTGATTTCAGCCAATCAGACCAAgaaacatttacaaaatatccTCATTACTTAAAAggagaaattatttatcattttagcaataa agataaaacaaattttgatgATGGTTTTGAAGAATTTGCAGAAAGTAGTAGTATGAATAttgaagatttaataatagatactataaaagaaattaaaagtgatagtgaaaatgaaaatgaaactgaaaataatgaaaaagaaaatgaaaatgaaaacgaaaatgaaaatgaaattaataaaaaggaagaagaagaagatgataataaagataacatttttgatgTTAAAGACGAGCCACCTGAATTAGATGATGAATTTCATGATGCATTATTTCCTGACGAAAACATTAGCaacaaaatagaaattaaagaagatgaaataaaaagtgaagatgaaataaaaagtgaagatggaaaaaaaaatgaagatgaAATAAAAAGTGAAGATGaagttgataataaaatatatgaaaatgtaaataatgtttcaccagcaataataaatataattaataactctacaaaaatgatttctagaaatagctataaaatgtgtatttacttTAACAAAGATTGTTATCCTGGTGGTCAtgttgttagaaaaaaaattcaacaaataCCATATTGTATTGGTCCCGGTCCCGCGTCAAAAGTTTTACAAAAAGCAATAACCCTATTTGttgatatagattatattccATCGAGTgcattaaagaaaattaagaGTATTCAACATATGTTATTTAACGGACCTGGTGGTGTTGAAATGTTGATTAAAACTga AGCAACAAAAACTCATCCTATACCTTCTGAGGAGTATCTTCTTCTTCCTGAATCTAGAAAAATggctaaattatattgttctgCTCTTTGTAATCTATCTGGTATGTGTGAATTCTTTATGACTACTGAAGTTTCAAGTTGTCCTCATGgttgcaatataaaaaataataaag CTTTGTTATTAGCACCTaaagaaactaaaaacaaaaaaaaggcTGAATGTGAAATTGATGAAGAtagcgtaaaaaaaaaacgtaagcGTAGAATAACAAATTCAGATATTGCTAAAGTtg ctgCAAACGCATTGGATTGGACAAATAAACCTTTAGTTGcaaggtataaatattatatggggATGTTAATCCATTTAGAAGCACATATTTATCGGTTAAACCGAAGTTATACTGAACTGGAAACTTCACTTGTTACTGAAATtatggcaaaaaaaaataatcttaaaatgatggataatatgaatatattcagTAATACTAAATCTCATTCTGATAGCATTGATGATGATGAATTCATAGTTTTTGACGATtg GAAAACcacttttgaaaactattatcgtaataatccgagatttaagaaatttaaaattgatatgggTCAAATAGAACCTATTAAGATCACATCAAATCCTAAATTTTGGAGTGCTGAGGatgtttataagtatttgattaatgatttgttttgtaaagatgttggattaaaattatttaatgag GAAGTTGATGGTGTAGCATTTATGCTGTTAAATGAAGAACAACTTTTACTACGATTAAgatgtacaataaatttagcTATAAGAATCATGTGTCATGTAGCTGAAgttaaatatgtttgtttaacaaaatattgtaatgttcaa gttccttaa